The genomic window TTCGGCGTCGAGCTTCATGAAGACCCCGCCCCCGTGAATCAGAAGCGACATCTCGTTCGCATCCGGCGAAAACGGATCTTCCGCAGCAATCTGCCGCTCGAATCTTTCGAGGAGATCCGAGCCGCCGACGCTGATCGCCGGAAACACAAAGTCCTGAAAGCAATAGAGCTCCTGGACATTGCGCTGCGCCAGCACGGAACGGAACGCCGAAGGCACGGAAACCCTGCCCTTGGCATCGATCCTGTTGGTCGCATTCGAAAGGAAGCGGCTCATGACACAAAACATCCGTTCCCGCAGGGATCCGGACCAAAAGACGCCCGAAAGTCCCAATATCAGGCACAGCTTCGCAAGCCGGATGAGCAAAATCCCGTCCGGCCCTCCCCAAGAGGGAGTCGCCATTGCTTTGCGATGAACGGGCAGATGATTGCCCCGGTGCAGTGCACATTTGGGATAGCATGGGACCATATGGGCGTCAATGGGATACGCCCATTTTGCAATGGACGCATAATCAAAAATTTATAAGCCGTTAAGTTTAACAAAGGGTTAGGATCGCCCCTCAGAAGTGGGGCGCAACGGTGCTATCGCAAAAAGAATTTGCCGCCCCTGGGGCGCATCAGCATTCGCTTGAAAACATTCGATTTCAGCAGCTTATCTGAAGGAGATCCTTGAAAAACAGGATTTATCGCGCCACAAAAGTTAATCGCCAGTTGGCCTGTAAGCCGGGTTCTGTATGGCTCCGGCGTGAACCGGAACGTGGCAGCCATTCCTCTGGGACAGCGCTCGCACGCTGCCTCACGCAACCCACCCGGATGACTGGCCTGGAAACCGGCCGGAAGGCCTTTCGGCCCGCCGCGTCATCCCTATTCGGTCTTGCTCCCGGTGGGGTTTACCGTGCCATTTCCGTTGCCGGAGATGCGGTGGGCTCTTACCCCACCCTTTCACCCTTACCTGTCATGACAGGCGGTTTGCTTTCTGTGGCACTTTCCCTGAGGTCGCCCTCGCCGGACGTTATCCGGCACCGTGTTTCCGTGGAGCCCGGACTTTCCTCACCTTACCGCCTTTCGGCATTGGTAAAGCGCGGCTGCCCGGCCAACTGGCAGGGCTCCCATAAACGAGAGAGAACGCAATTGCCATCGAAATAAGCGATATCGCTTAACGAAATTGCGGTGTGAAATCCGTGGAGTAGCCCTGCTGACTGATTCTGCCTGACAAAAGCAGCTCGGCTCCGAGCCTGCCGATTTCGTCCGAGCTCTTGGCCGAAGTGCCGGCGCAGCCCGTCAGCACGGCAATGCTGGGCGAAGAGGTATAACCGATCATCGGATAGCCGCTCTGCGTAAACGAGACGACACAGGCGGCCGTCGAAACCGACAGCGGCCTGATATCGGGCACGAGACCTTCAACGACGCGCTGCAGATGCGCGCGCACGCTGTCGCGCCCTTCGGTCCTGAACCAGGCCCGCATCTCGGCATCGCCGCTCAGCGTCACATCGTCGGGGTCGCCGCCGATCTTCAGATAGAATTTGCCGTCGGGATAACGGATTGGCGGCAGGAGATAGATATGGATATCAGGTGTATCGAGAATGAGCGACGGCATCGCGGCAAGACGCGCGGCTTCCGCCTCGCCAACCTCGAACAGCGTCACGGTCCGGGCGTAAACCGTCATGGCAACGGGCCGCGGCAAGAGATTCTCCGCAATGGAAAATCCGCCCGCCGCCAGCAGCACCTTTTCAGCGCGATAAGTAACCCCTCCGGCAGTCCTGACGGTGGCAAACCCGCCCTCTTCGCGGATCGAGACGACATGGTCTGAAATGACGGTGGCACCCGCCCTTTCCGCCAGCAGCGACTGCGCCTTGACCAGCTTGCGCGGGCTGATGTGTCCCGCGCCCCTCGCCTCGAAGACGCCCGCGGCGCCATCGGGAAAGGCAAAATAGGGAAAGGCGGCCTTCAGCCCGGCCCCATCGTGAAGACTGGTTTCGACACCGAGCGAGGCCGCCGCCTGCCTGGTTCTCTCGAGATAGTCGCTTCCATCAGGCGCGACGACGACGCAACCGGCCTCGCGATAGAAAGCGATGCCGCTCTCGCTGGCGATCTCGCCGTAGCGGCCGATCGAACGGTTGGCGAGCAGCGCCCAGTTGCGGTCGGGATCGATGGTGCGGGTGATGCGCCCCTCGTCGTAATGGCTGGCGAAGACGCCCTGATGCTGACTGCGATCAGCCGGCTCGTCCGGGCCGATGACCGCCACGCCATCCGTCTGCCGCGCCAGATGACGCGCGGCGGCCGCTCCCATGAGCCCGCGGCCGACAACGATATATTTGAAATCGACTGCCATCATCTTTCCCCTCAGGCGAAAACCGGCGTCAGCTCGCGGCCGAAATCCTCATCCCCGAGCCGTCCCCCTGTCAGAAGCACGGCGCCCAGCCGTCCGAGTTCGT from Rhizobium sp. Pop5 includes these protein-coding regions:
- the mraZ gene encoding division/cell wall cluster transcriptional repressor MraZ; amino-acid sequence: MSRFLSNATNRIDAKGRVSVPSAFRSVLAQRNVQELYCFQDFVFPAISVGGSDLLERFERQIAAEDPFSPDANEMSLLIHGGGVFMKLDAEGRLMVTDFIRDFTGISDEVTFVGRADHFQLWQPTAFLAAQAQARGERKLAGKRS
- a CDS encoding FAD-binding oxidoreductase; the encoded protein is MAVDFKYIVVGRGLMGAAAARHLARQTDGVAVIGPDEPADRSQHQGVFASHYDEGRITRTIDPDRNWALLANRSIGRYGEIASESGIAFYREAGCVVVAPDGSDYLERTRQAAASLGVETSLHDGAGLKAAFPYFAFPDGAAGVFEARGAGHISPRKLVKAQSLLAERAGATVISDHVVSIREEGGFATVRTAGGVTYRAEKVLLAAGGFSIAENLLPRPVAMTVYARTVTLFEVGEAEAARLAAMPSLILDTPDIHIYLLPPIRYPDGKFYLKIGGDPDDVTLSGDAEMRAWFRTEGRDSVRAHLQRVVEGLVPDIRPLSVSTAACVVSFTQSGYPMIGYTSSPSIAVLTGCAGTSAKSSDEIGRLGAELLLSGRISQQGYSTDFTPQFR